Proteins from one Prevotella sp. E2-28 genomic window:
- a CDS encoding BACON domain-containing protein yields the protein MKGIISILLALLPLAVNAQQTEEDAFYIYRNDGGFNGFFFSEVERMEFSKVDTLGVTHFDYVVQEIQTADSLYRIPISAIDSVSFVTPKTVYKKDVAATTESQLWDYVVGSDSISRLLLSSNMPASLMPNVGDKLVTTKSRAYLPGGFYGVVSSVKNTANGTDILCKSASLTEFFDRHIFKGGMELTAPGVASSRRAGESGNTYHEELEPIEGEIELEKEWELVDNWKFTGTGTIGAKITPDVYIHAFGSVDPAAGLNTDMSLHLKAESELDLSIKGVLEGSIDYELAQSRKWIPDTPFFIVTKGGINNTISGEMEFKYHFENTSTIIGAAQFNEGLFYNNMMTHMEYKNMGSKQEFECTGTVTAKVGPYFTLALVIAHEDLAKLEARVDAGLQAIISAQIKKSDWDLVFGDESNTALYDALNRDGSVKTGLFGTGVLNVGFMKEEEKLADLFELERGFDFEGGLVPKFETPTAYYSSESKTLSVFGKAKRKVLTPVSLGFAIYDLEGKQVGNIEWAEDHYTDPGDRDYFTFNKEISNIPVGWYNIHPVVNQFTKDMLAKPAYKFYAGERTLKVTPDSLGFDYQGGTGRVKVENTLSPNAFSINIIDVANWVSYDRDGEELVVTVKPNETTQRRRTTVNVIASEPNTWNSITRSITITQDIDPSLIGLLPTEIKSSSICSDYAPDDRDAYYVDMYSTTNRETDWGPAGTTVCFAKFPIDRNSNDVKEMFQKAVLKYKEDGSFSADVDGLTITGQFEPRKKGEPWLKGSGTFTINSAKPDHRKTAEEYSAMWRTSKAFYNDILETYNPTLDATMTRRMDGTFTVVYNESTKRYEFTYTGTGTYSYDATCADFISGLNFDFGGWDNCPSPNATVTRTMNKVVNGESELNYSIIYELVE from the coding sequence ATGAAAGGCATTATCTCTATATTATTGGCACTACTGCCATTGGCAGTCAATGCACAGCAGACAGAGGAGGACGCATTCTACATCTATCGCAACGACGGAGGCTTCAACGGCTTCTTCTTCTCGGAGGTAGAACGTATGGAGTTCAGTAAAGTGGACACCCTTGGCGTCACCCATTTCGACTATGTCGTACAGGAAATCCAGACGGCCGACTCGCTCTATCGTATTCCCATCTCGGCTATCGACAGCGTATCGTTCGTTACCCCGAAGACCGTCTATAAAAAGGATGTGGCAGCCACGACCGAAAGTCAGCTATGGGACTATGTCGTGGGCAGCGACTCCATCAGTCGCCTGCTGCTCTCCAGCAATATGCCTGCCTCGCTCATGCCAAACGTGGGCGACAAGCTGGTTACCACCAAGAGTCGCGCCTATCTGCCTGGTGGCTTCTATGGCGTGGTATCGTCTGTCAAGAATACGGCCAACGGCACGGATATTCTGTGCAAGAGCGCCAGTCTGACGGAGTTCTTCGACCGTCATATCTTCAAGGGCGGCATGGAACTCACAGCCCCTGGCGTTGCCTCTTCTCGTCGTGCTGGCGAAAGCGGAAATACCTATCATGAGGAACTGGAGCCGATAGAAGGCGAGATTGAGTTGGAAAAGGAATGGGAACTGGTGGATAACTGGAAGTTCACGGGCACTGGTACCATCGGCGCCAAGATTACCCCCGACGTCTATATCCATGCCTTCGGCTCTGTTGACCCCGCAGCAGGTCTTAACACCGATATGTCCCTTCACCTGAAGGCCGAAAGCGAGTTAGACCTCAGCATCAAGGGCGTGCTGGAAGGCAGCATCGACTACGAGTTGGCACAGTCTAGGAAATGGATTCCCGACACACCGTTCTTCATCGTCACCAAGGGTGGTATCAACAACACCATCTCGGGCGAGATGGAGTTCAAGTACCACTTCGAGAATACCTCCACAATCATCGGTGCAGCCCAGTTCAACGAGGGCCTGTTCTACAACAACATGATGACCCACATGGAGTATAAGAACATGGGCAGCAAGCAGGAGTTCGAATGTACGGGTACCGTCACCGCCAAGGTAGGTCCCTACTTCACGCTGGCTCTGGTGATTGCCCATGAGGACTTGGCAAAGCTGGAAGCCCGCGTTGATGCCGGACTGCAAGCCATCATCTCAGCACAGATCAAGAAGTCCGACTGGGACTTGGTCTTCGGCGATGAAAGCAACACGGCACTCTACGATGCCCTCAATCGTGACGGCAGCGTAAAGACAGGTCTCTTCGGCACGGGCGTGCTCAACGTGGGATTCATGAAGGAGGAAGAGAAGTTGGCCGACCTCTTCGAGCTGGAGCGCGGCTTCGACTTCGAGGGCGGACTGGTGCCGAAGTTCGAGACACCCACTGCCTACTACAGTTCCGAGTCAAAGACCCTCTCAGTCTTCGGAAAGGCCAAGCGTAAGGTGCTGACACCCGTTTCCTTAGGCTTTGCCATCTACGACTTAGAGGGCAAGCAGGTGGGCAATATCGAATGGGCAGAAGACCATTATACCGACCCCGGCGACCGTGATTACTTCACCTTCAACAAGGAAATCAGCAACATCCCCGTTGGCTGGTATAACATCCACCCCGTTGTCAATCAGTTCACCAAGGACATGCTGGCTAAGCCCGCCTATAAGTTCTATGCCGGCGAGCGCACGCTGAAGGTCACCCCCGACTCTCTGGGCTTCGACTACCAAGGCGGCACAGGACGTGTCAAGGTTGAGAACACCTTGAGTCCTAACGCTTTCAGCATCAATATCATCGATGTTGCCAACTGGGTAAGTTACGACCGCGATGGCGAAGAACTCGTTGTCACCGTGAAACCCAACGAGACTACGCAGCGTCGCCGTACCACCGTCAACGTCATTGCCAGCGAGCCTAACACCTGGAACTCCATCACTCGCAGCATCACCATCACGCAGGACATCGACCCATCACTCATCGGACTGCTCCCCACCGAAATCAAGAGTAGCAGCATCTGTAGTGACTATGCGCCTGACGACCGCGACGCCTATTATGTAGATATGTACTCTACAACCAATCGAGAAACCGATTGGGGTCCTGCAGGCACCACCGTATGCTTCGCCAAGTTCCCCATCGACCGCAATTCCAACGATGTGAAAGAGATGTTCCAAAAGGCCGTGCTGAAGTACAAGGAAGACGGCAGTTTCAGCGCCGATGTTGACGGACTCACCATCACAGGCCAGTTTGAGCCTCGCAAGAAGGGCGAGCCGTGGCTCAAAGGCTCAGGCACCTTCACCATCAACTCAGCGAAGCCCGACCACCGCAAGACGGCAGAGGAATACAGCGCTATGTGGCGAACATCGAAGGCCTTCTATAACGACATTCTGGAGACCTACAACCCCACCCTTGACGCTACGATGACCCGCCGCATGGATGGCACGTTCACCGTAGTCTATAACGAGAGCACCAAGCGCTACGAATTCACCTACACGGGCACTGGCACCTATAGCTATGATGCCACCTGTGCCGACTTCATCAGCGGTCTGAACTTCGACTTTGGCGGATGGGACAATTGTCCTTCACCCAACGCCACCGTAACACGCACCATGAATAAAGTGGTGAATGGCGAAAGCGAGCTGAACTACAGCATCATCTACGAACTGGTAGAATAA
- a CDS encoding helix-turn-helix domain-containing protein codes for MTKKTFLTVVLLFLVTTVCHAHALTPEQANTIIVILSIIVIVLLILGSYSLHFSRVVYRRNEQLNRILNALNDYRAIVGEKELSLDELEKLLKERQANQKTNKPIPTGEAQSFFVKMDARVNKEKPFTDPDFNQQALAEFMEVDLETFCKLVPRYSDPDRTLEYINSLRAEYAAKVLMEPSECSLDNIATKCGFKNTSAFNTAFKFAFGVLPADYLNSVSQMFKKTKKPFFSAFTKIFFSMWTFLLTS; via the coding sequence ATGACAAAGAAAACCTTCTTAACCGTTGTATTACTGTTTCTAGTAACTACAGTATGCCATGCACACGCCTTAACACCTGAACAGGCCAACACCATTATCGTGATATTATCAATCATCGTGATTGTGCTCCTTATACTCGGAAGCTACAGTCTGCATTTCAGCAGGGTGGTCTATCGCCGAAACGAGCAGCTGAACCGCATACTTAATGCGCTGAACGACTACCGCGCCATCGTGGGCGAAAAAGAATTGTCACTTGACGAGCTGGAGAAGTTGCTCAAGGAAAGACAAGCGAATCAGAAAACCAACAAGCCCATTCCAACGGGAGAGGCTCAGTCCTTCTTTGTAAAGATGGACGCGCGTGTTAACAAGGAGAAGCCCTTCACGGATCCTGATTTCAACCAGCAGGCGCTGGCAGAGTTTATGGAGGTTGACTTGGAAACATTCTGCAAGTTGGTGCCTCGCTATTCCGACCCTGACAGAACACTTGAGTATATCAACTCCCTGCGTGCAGAGTATGCCGCAAAGGTACTCATGGAGCCATCGGAATGCTCGCTGGACAACATTGCCACGAAGTGCGGCTTCAAGAACACATCAGCATTCAATACCGCGTTCAAGTTTGCCTTCGGTGTCCTGCCAGCAGACTATCTGAACAGCGTGAGCCAGATGTTTAAGAAAACCAAGAAGCCATTCTTCTCAGCTTTCACTAAGATTTTCTTTTCCATGTGGACTTTTCTTCTTACATCGTGA
- a CDS encoding aspartate aminotransferase family protein produces MQLFDVYPLFDVNIVKGEGCKVWDDKGQEYMDLYGGHAVISIGHCHPHYVEKMTQQLQTLGFYSNSVQNKLQAELAERLGKISGYEDYQLFLVNSGAEANENALKLASFKTGNIRVLSCEKAFHGRTSLAVEVTNNPKIVAPINDNHHVRFLPLNDIEPWVRELSRGGIAAVILECIQGVGGIQMATPEFAQKLAYACKRYGAVLICDEIQCGYGRSGKFFAHQWLGIKPDIITVAKGIGNGFPMSGVLISPEFKPVYGQLGTTFGGNHLACTAALSVIDVMEQENLIENAREVGEYLMEKIRNLNNDKIKEVRGRGLMIGIELYTPQKPVRQRLVYEQHVFTGCSGENVLRLLPPLTFTKAEADEFIERLQKAL; encoded by the coding sequence ATGCAATTATTTGACGTTTACCCCCTTTTCGACGTGAATATCGTGAAGGGCGAAGGATGCAAGGTTTGGGACGACAAAGGTCAGGAATACATGGACCTCTACGGCGGTCATGCCGTGATCAGCATTGGACATTGCCACCCTCACTACGTAGAGAAAATGACGCAGCAGTTGCAGACACTGGGCTTCTATAGCAACTCCGTACAGAACAAGCTTCAGGCAGAGCTGGCCGAGCGACTGGGCAAGATTTCTGGTTACGAGGACTACCAGCTGTTCTTGGTGAATAGTGGTGCCGAGGCCAACGAGAACGCGCTGAAGCTGGCATCGTTTAAAACAGGCAACATCCGCGTGCTGTCGTGCGAAAAGGCCTTCCACGGTCGCACTTCACTGGCTGTCGAGGTGACCAACAACCCCAAGATTGTGGCCCCCATCAACGATAACCATCACGTGCGCTTCCTGCCCCTCAACGACATTGAGCCTTGGGTGCGCGAGTTGAGTCGCGGTGGCATCGCTGCTGTCATTCTGGAGTGCATTCAGGGTGTGGGCGGCATTCAGATGGCTACGCCTGAATTCGCACAGAAACTGGCCTACGCCTGCAAGCGCTATGGTGCCGTGTTGATTTGCGACGAGATACAATGCGGCTACGGTAGAAGCGGAAAATTCTTCGCTCACCAGTGGCTGGGCATCAAGCCCGACATCATCACCGTGGCCAAGGGTATCGGCAACGGATTCCCCATGAGCGGCGTACTGATTTCACCTGAGTTCAAGCCCGTCTACGGACAGTTGGGCACCACCTTTGGCGGCAATCACCTGGCATGTACAGCAGCCCTGTCGGTCATCGACGTGATGGAGCAGGAGAACCTGATAGAAAATGCTCGCGAAGTGGGCGAATACCTCATGGAGAAGATTCGTAACCTGAATAATGACAAGATTAAAGAGGTACGTGGTCGCGGCTTGATGATTGGCATTGAGCTCTACACACCGCAGAAGCCCGTACGCCAGCGTCTGGTTTACGAGCAGCACGTGTTCACAGGCTGTTCAGGCGAGAATGTGCTCCGCCTGTTGCCACCATTGACCTTCACCAAGGCCGAGGCCGACGAATTTATTGAACGTTTACAGAAAGCATTATGA
- a CDS encoding pyrroline-5-carboxylate reductase, which translates to MKISMIGAGAMGGATVEGMIKADYFDNKNIMVSDPCEAVLKKFAEQGISTTTDNAKAAKEADVVIVCVKPWLVETVLTGIKESLNPEKQILVVIAAGVKSASIQEWLGAQCPPLFLCIPNIAIAELASMTFLVPVTTESSHTETVKAIFDAMGNTLITDEQHLAAGTTLASCGIAYAMRYVRAASEGGVELGFKADQAKEIVMQTMLGAVKLLEASGLHPEAAIDLVTTPGGVTIKGLNEMEHAGFTSAVIRGLKAGAK; encoded by the coding sequence ATGAAAATATCAATGATAGGCGCAGGAGCCATGGGCGGCGCCACCGTAGAAGGCATGATCAAGGCCGACTACTTCGACAATAAGAACATCATGGTGAGCGACCCCTGCGAGGCCGTTCTCAAGAAGTTTGCAGAGCAGGGCATCAGCACCACCACCGACAACGCAAAGGCTGCGAAAGAGGCCGACGTGGTGATAGTATGCGTAAAGCCCTGGTTGGTAGAAACCGTGCTGACAGGTATCAAGGAGAGCCTGAACCCCGAGAAGCAAATTCTCGTGGTGATTGCCGCTGGTGTGAAGTCGGCCAGCATTCAGGAATGGTTGGGCGCACAGTGTCCCCCGCTGTTCCTCTGCATCCCCAATATCGCCATCGCAGAGCTGGCATCTATGACGTTCCTGGTGCCTGTAACGACTGAATCGTCACACACGGAAACGGTGAAGGCCATCTTTGATGCCATGGGTAATACGCTGATTACCGATGAGCAGCACCTGGCAGCAGGCACTACCCTTGCCTCTTGCGGTATTGCATACGCCATGCGCTATGTGCGTGCAGCCTCAGAGGGCGGCGTAGAACTGGGTTTCAAGGCCGACCAAGCCAAGGAGATTGTGATGCAGACCATGCTGGGTGCCGTAAAACTGCTGGAGGCTAGCGGACTGCATCCCGAGGCAGCCATCGACCTGGTGACCACCCCTGGCGGTGTGACCATCAAGGGTCTGAACGAAATGGAACATGCAGGATTCACATCTGCAGTAATCAGAGGACTTAAAGCTGGAGCGAAATAA
- a CDS encoding helix-turn-helix domain-containing protein translates to MDEQLKQIGERLRGLRDVLDIPVSEMAETIGISAEKYEKIEAGEMDITISNLMKIAHKYGVSTEELIFAEAPHMKSYYVTRKGQGMSIERTKAYKYQSLVGGFVNHKADVFIVTVEPKPEANVVYKNSHPGQEFNLVLEGKMELYIAGKTIVLEEGDSIYFDATKPHGMLAMGDKPVKFLAFTVE, encoded by the coding sequence ATGGACGAGCAACTGAAACAGATTGGTGAGCGTTTGCGCGGACTGCGCGACGTACTCGATATCCCCGTGAGCGAGATGGCTGAGACCATCGGCATCTCAGCAGAGAAGTACGAAAAGATAGAGGCTGGCGAGATGGACATCACCATTTCGAACCTGATGAAGATAGCCCATAAGTATGGTGTATCTACCGAGGAGCTGATCTTTGCCGAGGCACCTCACATGAAGTCGTACTACGTGACACGTAAGGGTCAGGGCATGAGCATTGAGCGTACGAAAGCGTATAAATACCAGAGTCTGGTAGGCGGTTTCGTGAATCACAAGGCCGACGTGTTCATCGTTACCGTAGAGCCGAAGCCCGAGGCAAACGTGGTGTACAAGAACTCACACCCAGGTCAGGAGTTCAACCTCGTACTCGAAGGAAAGATGGAACTCTACATCGCTGGCAAGACCATCGTGCTGGAAGAGGGCGACAGCATCTATTTCGATGCCACCAAACCCCACGGCATGTTGGCAATGGGTGATAAACCCGTGAAATTCCTTGCATTTACTGTTGAATAA
- a CDS encoding AMP-binding protein: MEKNKDTQGLSTPLPNREGQGVSLLERFLKQTSFTSVEDYNKNLEFIIPEHFNFAYDVMDAWAAEAPEKLALLWTNDQGKEIRATYAQLKEQSDQAAAYLQSLGIGKGDPVMLILKRHYEWWIIMLALCKIGAIVIPATHMLTKHDYVYRNTRASVKAIICADDDYIISQIKLAMAESPTVKQYITLRDEEGFHNWRKEWQQAPKFERPAFVNNNEDTMIMYFTSGTSGEPKMVAHDYLYAMGHLTTGVFWHNLHEGSLHLTVADTGWGKAVWGKFYGQWFAGATVFVFDHEKFNADTLLRQMEKYKVTSFCAPPTIYRFMIREDLSKYDLSALQYCTTAGEALNPAVFDKFKEKTGIQMMEGFGQTETTMTLGTFPWMKPKPGSMGIPNAQYNIDLIRADGTPCEDGEKGEIVVRVGDKKPVGLFKGYYRDEEKTREAWHDGLYHTGDMAWRDEDGYYWFEGRIDDVIKSSGYRIGPFEVESALMTHPAVVECAITGVPDDIRGMVVKATVVLGKEWKDKAGDALIKELQEHVKKETAPYKYPRIIEFVDELPKTISGKIRRVEIREKDKRK, translated from the coding sequence ATGGAGAAGAATAAGGATACACAAGGACTATCTACTCCCCTCCCTAACAGGGAGGGGCAGGGGGTGAGTCTTCTGGAAAGATTCCTGAAGCAGACAAGCTTCACCTCTGTTGAGGATTATAACAAGAATTTAGAGTTCATCATCCCCGAGCACTTCAACTTTGCTTACGATGTGATGGACGCATGGGCTGCAGAGGCACCCGAGAAACTAGCACTGCTCTGGACTAACGACCAGGGCAAAGAGATTCGTGCTACATACGCACAACTGAAAGAACAGAGCGATCAGGCTGCTGCCTATCTGCAGTCGCTCGGCATTGGCAAGGGCGACCCCGTGATGCTCATCCTGAAACGCCACTATGAGTGGTGGATTATCATGCTGGCCCTGTGTAAGATTGGCGCCATCGTGATTCCTGCTACCCATATGCTGACGAAGCACGACTACGTCTATCGTAACACACGCGCCTCAGTGAAGGCCATCATCTGTGCCGACGACGACTATATCATCAGTCAGATTAAGCTGGCCATGGCCGAGAGTCCTACGGTGAAGCAATATATCACCCTGCGCGATGAAGAAGGTTTCCACAACTGGAGAAAGGAATGGCAGCAGGCACCGAAGTTCGAACGTCCCGCCTTCGTGAACAACAACGAAGACACGATGATTATGTACTTCACCAGTGGAACCAGCGGCGAGCCGAAGATGGTGGCTCACGACTACCTCTACGCCATGGGACACCTCACCACGGGTGTGTTCTGGCACAACCTGCACGAGGGTTCGCTGCACCTGACGGTGGCAGACACCGGTTGGGGTAAAGCCGTATGGGGTAAGTTCTACGGACAATGGTTTGCTGGTGCTACCGTGTTCGTGTTCGACCATGAGAAGTTCAATGCCGACACGCTGCTGCGTCAAATGGAGAAATACAAAGTGACCTCATTCTGCGCACCTCCCACCATCTATCGTTTCATGATTCGTGAGGATTTGTCGAAGTATGATCTCTCAGCACTACAATACTGCACTACAGCAGGCGAGGCCCTGAACCCCGCCGTATTTGATAAGTTCAAGGAAAAGACAGGCATTCAGATGATGGAGGGCTTCGGACAGACCGAGACCACCATGACACTGGGCACCTTCCCCTGGATGAAACCAAAGCCCGGTTCAATGGGTATTCCCAATGCCCAGTACAACATCGACCTGATTCGTGCCGACGGCACACCTTGCGAGGATGGTGAGAAGGGAGAAATAGTAGTACGTGTGGGCGACAAGAAGCCTGTAGGTCTGTTTAAAGGCTACTATCGCGACGAGGAGAAGACCCGCGAGGCTTGGCACGACGGACTCTATCACACAGGCGATATGGCTTGGCGTGATGAGGACGGCTACTACTGGTTCGAGGGTCGTATTGACGACGTGATCAAGTCATCAGGCTATCGTATCGGTCCGTTCGAGGTAGAGAGCGCCCTGATGACTCACCCCGCTGTCGTAGAATGCGCTATCACGGGTGTGCCCGATGATATCCGCGGCATGGTGGTGAAGGCTACCGTGGTATTAGGTAAGGAATGGAAGGACAAAGCAGGTGATGCACTCATCAAGGAGTTGCAGGAACACGTCAAGAAAGAGACCGCTCCCTACAAATACCCACGTATCATTGAGTTTGTTGACGAACTGCCGAAGACCATCAGCGGAAAGATAAGACGCGTGGAAATCAGAGAAAAAGACAAACGGAAATAG
- a CDS encoding AEC family transporter, whose protein sequence is MITLFVIVVVGYAAGKMNYMGGEFDRKLSSLVINWTCPALILSSAMTGELPDRRYILPLLGISAFTYVVLTVAAWALSRVLTRKIDERGVVAFALVFGNVGFMGYPVVASIFGNQAVFYAAVLNVVNTFAVFTIGTVMITGGEGPNRQRFNKKVLYSTPMLSAYLSMLIVALGIDNIPGYVSQPLTMIGNITVPAALLIIGSSMSQLPLRALLGTPVVYATTFLRLALLPLGVHFLCRALGFDSFVTNINTVVIAMPVATYGTILCLKYGRDTTLIAELTFITTLLSMLTIPLLVLLM, encoded by the coding sequence ATGATAACCCTTTTTGTCATTGTCGTGGTGGGTTATGCGGCAGGCAAGATGAATTATATGGGAGGCGAGTTCGATCGAAAACTATCCAGCCTGGTCATCAACTGGACGTGCCCGGCATTGATTCTCTCGTCGGCAATGACAGGTGAACTGCCCGATCGCCGTTATATCCTTCCGCTCTTGGGTATCAGTGCTTTTACGTATGTGGTGCTGACGGTTGCGGCATGGGCTCTTTCTCGTGTGCTGACCCGTAAGATTGACGAGCGAGGTGTGGTGGCTTTTGCATTAGTATTTGGAAATGTGGGGTTCATGGGTTATCCTGTGGTGGCAAGTATCTTTGGCAATCAGGCGGTGTTCTATGCTGCCGTGCTGAACGTGGTGAACACCTTTGCAGTCTTTACTATTGGTACAGTCATGATTACGGGTGGTGAAGGACCTAATCGTCAGCGCTTTAATAAGAAGGTGCTCTACAGCACGCCAATGCTCTCGGCTTATCTGTCCATGCTGATTGTGGCGCTTGGCATTGATAATATCCCAGGTTATGTCAGTCAACCACTCACAATGATTGGTAATATAACCGTGCCTGCTGCCCTGCTGATTATCGGTTCGTCGATGTCGCAATTGCCGCTCCGTGCCCTGCTGGGTACGCCCGTGGTCTATGCCACCACCTTCCTTCGCTTGGCCCTATTGCCCTTAGGCGTGCATTTCCTGTGCCGTGCCCTAGGCTTCGATTCCTTTGTGACGAATATCAATACGGTGGTTATTGCAATGCCGGTAGCCACATACGGCACTATTCTCTGTCTGAAGTACGGACGTGATACTACATTAATAGCAGAGTTGACGTTTATCACAACCCTGCTATCAATGCTTACGATACCGTTATTGGTATTACTAATGTAA
- a CDS encoding glutamate-5-semialdehyde dehydrogenase encodes MQLKDTFERVKRASKSLALLSDAQRNEILNAVAEAIICQKERILKANAEDLAKMDKANPLYDRLQLTDSRLEGIAGDMRNVATLPSPLGHVTKQKTLPNGLRLCRVSVPFGVIGMIYEARPNVTFDVFSLCFKSGNACILKGGKDADCSNREEVALIHEILEKYGVSKDVVALLPATHEATGEMLNAVGYVDLCIPRGGRKLIDFVRDTARIPVIETGAGVVHIYFDKDGDLEKGKAIINNAKTRRVSVCNALDTLLVHKDREGELDELLAPMKGKVEFFFNDESRYDTEFMDYKMNVVTVNSLEEALDHIDQHGSGHSEAIVTEDEAAARKFQAHVDAACVYWNAPTSFTDGAQFGLGAEIGISTQKLGPRGPMALEEICTYKWLIEGEGQIRS; translated from the coding sequence ATGCAACTAAAAGATACTTTTGAACGAGTAAAGCGTGCCAGCAAGAGTTTGGCTCTGCTCAGCGATGCCCAGCGTAACGAGATTCTGAATGCCGTGGCAGAGGCCATTATCTGTCAGAAGGAGAGAATCCTGAAGGCTAACGCAGAGGATTTGGCGAAGATGGACAAGGCCAATCCGCTATACGATAGACTACAACTGACCGACAGCCGACTGGAAGGTATTGCTGGCGACATGCGCAACGTGGCCACCCTCCCCTCGCCGCTGGGTCATGTCACCAAGCAAAAGACACTGCCTAACGGACTGCGTCTCTGTCGTGTGAGTGTGCCTTTCGGCGTGATTGGCATGATTTACGAGGCTCGTCCTAACGTTACGTTCGATGTCTTCTCACTCTGTTTCAAGAGTGGTAATGCCTGCATACTGAAAGGCGGTAAGGATGCCGACTGCTCTAATCGCGAGGAGGTAGCCCTGATTCATGAGATACTTGAGAAATATGGCGTGTCAAAGGATGTCGTTGCGCTTTTACCTGCCACCCACGAGGCTACAGGCGAGATGCTGAATGCAGTAGGATATGTAGATCTCTGCATCCCTCGTGGTGGACGCAAGCTCATCGACTTCGTACGTGATACGGCTCGCATCCCTGTTATTGAAACAGGCGCTGGCGTGGTGCATATCTATTTCGACAAGGATGGTGACTTAGAGAAAGGAAAGGCCATCATCAATAATGCGAAGACCCGCCGCGTCAGTGTTTGTAATGCACTCGACACGCTGCTCGTCCACAAAGACAGGGAGGGTGAATTGGACGAGTTGCTGGCTCCGATGAAAGGAAAGGTGGAGTTCTTCTTCAATGACGAAAGTCGCTACGACACCGAATTCATGGACTACAAGATGAATGTCGTAACCGTCAACTCTTTAGAGGAGGCTCTCGATCATATTGACCAACACGGCAGCGGACATAGCGAGGCTATCGTCACAGAGGATGAAGCAGCAGCCCGTAAGTTCCAAGCCCATGTTGATGCCGCCTGCGTCTATTGGAACGCGCCTACCTCATTCACCGATGGTGCCCAATTCGGTCTTGGTGCCGAGATTGGCATCTCTACGCAGAAGTTAGGCCCTCGCGGTCCTATGGCACTCGAAGAGATTTGCACCTACAAATGGCTCATTGAAGGCGAAGGACAGATAAGGAGTTAA
- a CDS encoding acetylornithine carbamoyltransferase, giving the protein MKSFINVQDLGPLDKALAEAFEIKNNRYKYQHLGKNKTLMMIFFNNSLRTRLSTQKAAMNLGMNVIVLDVNAGAWKLETERGVIMDGDKSEHLLEAIPVMGCYCDLIGVRSFAGLTDREYDYAETVLQQFIKYSGRPVFAMETATVHPLQAFADLITIEEHKTVKKPKVVLTWAPHCRALPQAVPNSFAEWMNAAEDVDLVITHPKGYELDPQFVGNARVEYDQKKAFEGADFIYAKNWSNPGVTNLADYGKITCEDRSWTVDTEHMSWTNNGKFMHCLPVRRNLIVTDDVIESKNSLVIPEAANREISCSVVLKRMLEAI; this is encoded by the coding sequence ATGAAAAGCTTCATAAACGTACAGGACCTGGGACCTTTGGATAAGGCATTGGCCGAGGCATTCGAGATTAAGAACAATCGTTATAAGTATCAGCATCTGGGTAAGAACAAGACCCTGATGATGATTTTCTTCAATAACTCACTGCGCACACGCCTCTCCACCCAGAAGGCAGCAATGAACCTGGGCATGAATGTCATCGTGCTCGACGTGAATGCTGGCGCCTGGAAACTGGAGACAGAGCGTGGTGTCATCATGGATGGCGACAAGAGTGAGCACTTGCTTGAGGCTATCCCCGTGATGGGCTGCTACTGCGACCTCATAGGTGTACGTTCGTTTGCAGGTCTTACAGACCGTGAGTACGACTATGCCGAGACTGTGCTACAGCAATTCATCAAGTACTCTGGTCGTCCCGTCTTCGCTATGGAGACAGCTACCGTGCATCCCTTGCAGGCTTTTGCCGACTTGATTACAATTGAAGAGCACAAGACCGTGAAGAAGCCAAAAGTCGTTTTGACTTGGGCTCCTCATTGCCGTGCTTTACCTCAGGCCGTTCCCAACAGCTTTGCTGAGTGGATGAACGCTGCCGAGGATGTAGATTTGGTAATTACGCATCCCAAGGGTTATGAGCTTGACCCACAGTTCGTTGGCAATGCCCGTGTAGAGTATGACCAGAAAAAAGCCTTCGAGGGTGCCGACTTCATCTATGCCAAGAACTGGAGTAACCCTGGCGTGACCAACCTCGCCGACTACGGAAAGATTACTTGTGAGGACCGCTCATGGACGGTAGATACCGAGCATATGTCATGGACCAATAACGGTAAGTTTATGCACTGTCTGCCCGTACGTCGTAACCTCATCGTGACCGATGATGTGATTGAGTCAAAGAACTCGCTGGTTATCCCCGAAGCAGCCAACCGCGAGATTAGCTGCTCGGTGGTTCTGAAGCGAATGCTGGAAGCGATTTAA